The Lycium ferocissimum isolate CSIRO_LF1 chromosome 1, AGI_CSIRO_Lferr_CH_V1, whole genome shotgun sequence genome includes a region encoding these proteins:
- the LOC132063969 gene encoding uncharacterized protein LOC132063969, with product MVVVNRLRRYREEVDDVHVVEKILRFLTPKFDFVVCAIKETKDLDSMTIEQLEGSLQAHEEKIKMRQEEPLEQLLKTQASFKNFEGEKSYRGNGREEVMALVEEEGPLATPSIMKGEANNHLEVLVVDKEEEEDLAIISVPKKQEKVNLVDDKKEEGESTLLMAPKEEDSDDCSSWCLDNGASNHMCGCKDIFVELTKKVAGNVSFGDTSKETMTPAQDATPPFSP from the exons ATGGTTGTTGTAAATCGGCTAAGAAGATACAGGGAGGAAGTAGACGATGTGCATGTGGTGGAAAAGATCCTTCGCTTTTTAACACCTAAATTTGATTTTGTGGTATGTGCAATTAAGGAGACTAAAGATTTAGACTCAATGACGATAGAGCAATTGGAGGGTTCTTTACAAGCCCAcgaagaaaagataaaaatgagaCAAGAAGAGCCACTGGAGCAACTTCTAAAAACTCAGGCAtccttcaaaaattttgaaggTGAAAAGAGTTATAGAGGAAATGGACGAGAAGAGGTCATGGCACTCGTGGAAGAGGAAGGACCGTTGGCAACACCTTCCATAATGAAGGGAGAAGCCAACAACCATTTAGAGGTCCTGGTCGTGGACAAAGAGGAGGAAGAGGACTTGGCTATTATCAGCGTACCAAAGAAACAAG AGAAAGTTAACCTTGTTGACGACAAGAAAGAAGAAGGTGAGTCAACACTGTTAATGGCACCCAAAGAAGAAGATAGTGATGATTGCAGTTCGTGGTGTCTTGATAATGGAGCAAGCAACCACATGTGTGGATGCAAAGATATTTTTGTGGAGCTCACTAAGAAGGTGGCAGGAAATGTGTCCTTTGGAGATACTTCAAAG GAGACCATGACACCTGCACAGGATGCAACCCCACCTTTTTCTCCATAA